One genomic window of Dasypus novemcinctus isolate mDasNov1 chromosome 31, mDasNov1.1.hap2, whole genome shotgun sequence includes the following:
- the AZI2 gene encoding 5-azacytidine-induced protein 2 isoform X2, translating into MDELVEDDICILNHEKAHRRDTVTPVSIYSGDESVASHFALVTAYEDIKKRLKDSEKENSFLKKRIRFLEEKLIGSRLDEETSSVGREQVNKAYHAYREVCIDRDNLKSKLDKMNKDNSESLKVLNEQLQSKEVELLQLRTEVETQQVMRNLNPPSSDWEVEKLSCDLKIYGLEQELELMRKECNDLKIELQKSKQMDLSQEDNLKSRDLQRLNISSDNIQQAYWELKREMSNLHLVTQVQAELLRKLKIPTAIKKVLQTTPKTQHLKLFVLKRKNKCDYLVVFIF; encoded by the exons ATGGATGAACTGGTAGAAGATGATATCTGCATTTTGAATCATGAAAAAGCCCATAGGAGGGATACAGTGACTCCAGTCTCAATATACTCAGGAGATGAGTCTGTTGCTTCACATTTTGCCCTTGTCACTGCATATGAAGACATCAAAAAACGACTTAAAGATTCAGAAAAAGAGaactctttcttaaaaaaaagaataagattttTGGAAGAAAAG CTTATTGGATCTCGATTAGATGAAGAAACAAGTTCTGTGGGACGAGAACAAGTAAATAAGGCTTATCATGCATATCGAGAGGTCTGCATTGATAgagataatttaaaaagcaaattggaTAAAATG AATAAAGACAACTCTGAATCTTTGAAAGTATTGAATGAACAGCTGCAATCTAAAGAAGTAGAACTCCTCCAGCTAAGGACAGAAGTGGAAACTCAGCAGG TGATGAGGAATTTAAATCCCCCTTCATCCGACTGGGAAGTGGAAAAGTTGAGCTGTGACTTGAAGATCTATGGTTTGGAACAAGAGCTGGAACTGATGAGGAAAGAATGTAACGATCTCAAAATAGAGCTACAAAAATCCAAACAAATG GATCTGTCTCAGGAAGATAATCTGAAGAGCAGAGATCTCCAAAGACTAAATATTTCAAG TGATAATATACAACAGGCATACTGggaactgaagagagaaatgtcTAATTTACATTTGGTGACTCAAGTACAAGCTGAATTACTAAGAAAACTGAAAATCCCAACTGCAATCAAGAAAG TGTTACAGACTACACCAAAGACCCAGCATCTTAAACTATttgttttgaaaagaaaaaataaatgtgattatttggttgttttcattttttaa
- the AZI2 gene encoding 5-azacytidine-induced protein 2 isoform X1, which translates to MDELVEDDICILNHEKAHRRDTVTPVSIYSGDESVASHFALVTAYEDIKKRLKDSEKENSFLKKRIRFLEEKLIGSRLDEETSSVGREQVNKAYHAYREVCIDRDNLKSKLDKMNKDNSESLKVLNEQLQSKEVELLQLRTEVETQQVMRNLNPPSSDWEVEKLSCDLKIYGLEQELELMRKECNDLKIELQKSKQMDLSQEDNLKSRDLQRLNISSDNIQQAYWELKREMSNLHLVTQVQAELLRKLKIPTAIKKACAPVGCVEDFGKDNTKLHLANFTATYKRYTPVSPDCKALCHTTSSPIPGDIKILPEKPILQSWTDNEKSIPNDGANFQENNSYGRNSLEDNSWVFPSPPKSSETAFGEIKSKTLPLPNLPPLHYLDHHNQNCLYKN; encoded by the exons ATGGATGAACTGGTAGAAGATGATATCTGCATTTTGAATCATGAAAAAGCCCATAGGAGGGATACAGTGACTCCAGTCTCAATATACTCAGGAGATGAGTCTGTTGCTTCACATTTTGCCCTTGTCACTGCATATGAAGACATCAAAAAACGACTTAAAGATTCAGAAAAAGAGaactctttcttaaaaaaaagaataagattttTGGAAGAAAAG CTTATTGGATCTCGATTAGATGAAGAAACAAGTTCTGTGGGACGAGAACAAGTAAATAAGGCTTATCATGCATATCGAGAGGTCTGCATTGATAgagataatttaaaaagcaaattggaTAAAATG AATAAAGACAACTCTGAATCTTTGAAAGTATTGAATGAACAGCTGCAATCTAAAGAAGTAGAACTCCTCCAGCTAAGGACAGAAGTGGAAACTCAGCAGG TGATGAGGAATTTAAATCCCCCTTCATCCGACTGGGAAGTGGAAAAGTTGAGCTGTGACTTGAAGATCTATGGTTTGGAACAAGAGCTGGAACTGATGAGGAAAGAATGTAACGATCTCAAAATAGAGCTACAAAAATCCAAACAAATG GATCTGTCTCAGGAAGATAATCTGAAGAGCAGAGATCTCCAAAGACTAAATATTTCAAG TGATAATATACAACAGGCATACTGggaactgaagagagaaatgtcTAATTTACATTTGGTGACTCAAGTACAAGCTGAATTACTAAGAAAACTGAAAATCCCAACTGCAATCAAGAAAG CCTGTGCCCCAGTAGGATGTGTTGAAGACTTTGGAAAAGATAACACAAAACTGCACTTGGCGAATTTTACTGCAACATATAAAAGATACACCCCTGTCTCACCAGATTGCAAAGCACTTTGTCATACCACATCTTCCCCGATTCCAGGAGACATAAAGATATTACCCGAGAAACCAATTCTGCAATCATGGACAGATAATGAGAAATCCATTCCTAATGATGGCGCAAACTTTCAGGAAAACAACTCTTATGGCAGAAATTCCTTGGAAGATAATTCTTGGGTATTCCCAAGTCCGCCTAAATCAAGTGAGACAGCATTtggggaaattaaaagtaaaactttGCCTTTACCCAACTTGCCACCACTGCATTACTTGGATCACCATAATCAAAACTGCCTTTATAAGAATTAA